A single Watersipora subatra chromosome 7, tzWatSuba1.1, whole genome shotgun sequence DNA region contains:
- the LOC137399622 gene encoding guanine nucleotide exchange factor subunit RIC1-like → MALTSENKVHTCMYLPIHLSIYVSKYLCICLSVYLAIYLSISLSICLSVYLSICLSVYLSICLPVYLSICLSAYLPICLSVYLSICLTVYLSICLSVYLSICLSVYLYIYLSICLSVYLSNCLSVYPSIRLSLYLSICLSAYRFICLTAYLSNCLSVYLPICISVYLSICPAIYTHVRIAKILHTLPEAAKSAKACLQM, encoded by the coding sequence ATGGCATTGACCAGCGAAAATAAAGTTCATACCTGCATGTATCTacctatccatctatccatatATGTATCTAAGTATTTATGTATCTGCCTATCTGTCTATCTggctatctatctgtctatctctctgtctatctgtctatctgtctatctctctatctgcctatctgtctatctgtctatctgtctaccTGTCTATCTCTCTATTTGTCTATCTGCCTATCTgcctatctgtctatctgtctatctgtctatctgcctaactgtctatctgtctatctgtctatctgtctatctgtctatctgcctatctgtctatttgtatatctatctatctatctgcctatctgtctatctgtctaactgtctatctgtctatccatctatccgTCTATCCCTCTATCTGTCAATCTGTCTATCTGCCTATCGGTTTATTTGTCTAACTGCATATCTGTCTAATTGCCTATCTGTCTATCTGCCTATCTGTATATCTGTCTATCTCTCTATCTGCCCAGCTATCTATACGCATGTACGTATAGCAAAGATTTTGCATACCTTACCAGAAGCTGCTAAATCAGCTAAAGCCTGTCTTCAGATGTAG
- the LOC137400343 gene encoding regulator of G-protein signaling 7-like, which yields MSCLPYNSDKMTQLMMMMQEKETGISIRNEKSRFTTNSPSVFTGAEVIKWLIDNLEVADVRECLHIAHHISANGYIFPIDDHILTVKNDSTFYRFQTKCYWQSRCHKVEESHYATYLCKRLLKKKDRLRLAPYEAETLRELQEKFADTWQFIYTRAEIESKLDKKRPKSEQKILESQERAFWDVHYPAPGCMNTTQPDLQKEGRISSPSVVIKGCPRTKQRLGDILLEQKTFLQKQVAKRRQKVSKVSESLISHWKMHSQFDVLASSPESGSVWHKENTDYWDSETPISSIDRYSYKRWEFSVLDLLKDPTGREEFRKFLQKEFSSENLEFWLACRDLKSKPTREVKTTVAEIYVDYLGEGAKNAINVDARVADIVKEKVVTNPSRYTFDSAEEHIFQLMKSDSYPRFLRSDQYKQYVRGMTEKRSFSTKLNLFGAIQLLASPEKEHKQE from the exons ATGTCATGCCTTCCTTACAACTCTGATAAG ATGACGCagttgatgatgatgatgcaagAGAAGGAGACAGGCATTTCCATACGTAATGAGAAAAGCCGGTTTACAACAAATTCACCTTCCGTTTTTACAG GTGCGGAGGTGATCAAATGGTTAATAGACAATCTAGAAGTGGCTGACGTGAGGGAATGCTTACACATAGCCCATCATATATCTGCCAATGGTTATATCTTCCCTATTGATGATCACATTCTTACAGTCAAAAATGATTCAACATTTTATAGATTTCAAACAAAATGTTATTGGCAGAGCCGGTGTCACAAGGTCGAAGAGAGTCATTATG CAACGTACTTATGCAAACGGTTATTGAAGAAAAAAGACCGCCTCAGATTAGCTCCTTACGAGGCTGAAACCCTTCGTGAACTGCAAGAGAAGTTTGCAGACACTTGGCAGTTTATATACACTCGAGCAGAAATTGAATCCAA ATTAGACAAAAAGCGGCCAAAAAGTGAACAAAAGATCTTGGAAAGTCAAGAAAGGGCATTCTGGGATGTGCACTACCCAGCG CCAGGATGCATGAATACAACACAGCCAGACTTGCAAAAGGAAGGTCGAATCAGCAGCCCTTCT GTTGTAATAAAAGGCTGTCCTCGCACTAAACAAAGGCTAGGAGATATTCTTTTGGAACAGAAAACATTTCTTCAAAAACAggttgcaaagagaagacaaaaaGTTTCCAAGGTTTCTGAATC ACTGATTTCCCATTGGAAGATGCACTCTCAGTTCGATGTTCTCGCATCCTCCCCAGAATCTGGCAGTGTATGGCACAAAGAGAACACAGACTATTGGGACTCTGAAACGCCAATTTCTAGCATAGACCGGTACAGCTATAAGAG GTGGGAGTTTAGTGTCCTTGACCTGCTCAAAGATCCAACAGGCAGAGAAGAATTTCGCAAATTTCTCCAAAAAGAATTCAGCTCAGAGAATTTGGAGTTTTGGCTCGCCTGCCGAGACCTAAAATCGAAACCAACTCGAGAAGTAAAGACAACAGTAGCAGAAATCTATGT AGATTATCTTGGTGAAGGTGCCAAAAATGCTATCAATGTAGACGCCAGGGTTGCAGACATTGTAAAAGAAAAGGTTGTCACAAATCCGTCCCGCTACACATTCGACTCCGCTGAG GAGCACATATTTCAACTCATGAAAAGTGACAGCTATCCAAGGTTCCTTCGGTCGGACCAATACAAACAGTATGTCAGAGGAATGACGGAGAAGAGATCCTTTTCAACTAAACTTAACTTATTCGGAGCGATCCAGCTGCTGGCGAGTCCGGAGAAAGAGCATAAGCAGGAATAA